One window of Paludibacter propionicigenes WB4 genomic DNA carries:
- a CDS encoding glycoside hydrolase family 9 protein, which translates to MKKNILLFILLLPIPAQSIVLADETASIKLNSLGYLPQAIKKATVTTEATVFQIINSQTGLEVFQGKLSEPVYQKDVDQKVWIADFSQVTQPGKYTLQIKGVGKSYEFTIGSDVYKSPFVTSMRAFYLWRCGMAVHTDYKGNHYETKACHLEDGWMDYIGKPNERRDGTGGWHDAGDFGKYTVNAGVTMAVLFYAWDHFGNKLKNISLDIPQTAPGMPDFLQELKWETDFLLKMQYNDGSGRVSHKLTRKGFEGFVMPQDDKEKRYFTEWGSAATADFVAIMAMAARYFKPYDAVYAQKCLDAATVSYNFLLANTATKNFVQGDFSTGGYQTGDADDRLWASAEMWETTGSSRSLIDLESRIEKLRNLAQENWDWGNIDNLGVFTYALSKREGKNPQLQAKVKQAILTSANLLVEKAQADVYARPLAGLYFWGCNGTVGRQAVNLQVANILSPNKKYTETILDIIAHLFGRNYYGRSYVTGLGVNPPMYPHDRRSAADDIEAPWPGYLVGGGHTATDWVDKQADYSRNEIAINWQAGLVYALAGGL; encoded by the coding sequence ATGAAAAAAAACATACTTCTCTTTATATTGCTTCTTCCAATACCAGCTCAATCGATAGTTTTGGCAGATGAAACCGCATCAATAAAACTAAATTCATTGGGTTATCTTCCTCAAGCAATAAAAAAGGCAACTGTTACTACTGAAGCAACTGTTTTTCAGATTATAAATTCGCAAACCGGACTCGAAGTTTTTCAAGGGAAACTCAGCGAACCAGTCTACCAAAAAGATGTTGACCAAAAAGTTTGGATTGCAGATTTTTCGCAAGTTACCCAACCGGGGAAATACACATTACAGATTAAAGGCGTTGGAAAATCGTATGAGTTTACCATCGGTTCCGACGTGTACAAAAGTCCTTTTGTAACCTCAATGCGTGCTTTTTATCTTTGGCGTTGTGGAATGGCTGTTCATACTGACTATAAAGGAAATCATTACGAAACAAAAGCTTGTCACCTTGAAGATGGCTGGATGGATTATATCGGAAAACCGAATGAACGACGCGATGGAACCGGTGGTTGGCACGATGCAGGTGATTTTGGAAAATATACTGTAAATGCAGGCGTAACCATGGCTGTTCTTTTTTATGCCTGGGATCATTTCGGAAACAAGCTGAAGAACATTTCTCTCGATATTCCACAAACAGCACCTGGCATGCCTGATTTTTTACAGGAATTGAAATGGGAAACAGATTTTTTATTGAAAATGCAATATAACGATGGTTCAGGTCGTGTTTCACATAAACTTACCCGCAAAGGGTTTGAAGGTTTTGTTATGCCACAAGACGACAAAGAAAAACGTTATTTTACCGAATGGGGATCTGCTGCAACTGCCGATTTCGTTGCAATCATGGCCATGGCAGCGCGCTATTTTAAGCCTTACGATGCTGTTTACGCTCAAAAATGTTTGGATGCAGCAACTGTTAGTTATAACTTCTTACTGGCTAACACTGCAACTAAGAATTTTGTACAAGGTGATTTCTCAACCGGAGGTTATCAAACCGGTGATGCCGATGATCGGTTATGGGCATCAGCCGAAATGTGGGAAACAACAGGCAGTTCCAGGAGTTTAATCGATTTAGAATCACGAATTGAGAAACTAAGAAATTTAGCACAAGAGAATTGGGATTGGGGAAATATAGATAATTTGGGTGTATTTACTTATGCACTTTCTAAACGAGAAGGAAAAAATCCACAGCTTCAGGCTAAAGTAAAACAAGCTATCCTTACTTCAGCAAATCTATTAGTAGAAAAAGCACAAGCTGATGTATACGCTCGTCCTTTGGCAGGTCTTTATTTTTGGGGTTGTAACGGTACCGTTGGTCGTCAGGCGGTGAATTTGCAAGTCGCTAATATTCTTTCACCCAATAAAAAATACACAGAAACCATACTTGATATTATTGCGCATTTATTTGGACGAAATTATTACGGACGCTCTTATGTAACCGGATTGGGTGTAAATCCACCAATGTATCCACACGATCGACGTTCTGCTGCTGATGATATTGAAGCACCTTGGCCTGGTTATTTAGTTGGTGGTGGACATACAGCTACAGATTGGGTGGATAAACAGGCCGATTATTCCCGAAATGAGATAGCTATCAACTGGCAGGCCGGATTAGTATACGCTCTGGCTGGAGGACTCTAA
- a CDS encoding OstA-like protein encodes MKSLLNKSNINHRHIVIFGVLCLFIAVIHGQQIRPKQLRKEIMQNQMPAKPVKKVSRQRSIQQAQKPLVPMVNPLSNKRATLVYLENSETITYDDVLNPNVQVLKGNIRFRHDNALMYCDSAYFFEKNNSMNAYGNVRLVQGDTLFVYGDVLYYDGNTKLARLRHNVRMVNRKTTLVTDSLNYDRMANLAYYYTGGQISDPLNVLNSVWGEYSPSTNDAVFRNKVKLKNKNFVLSADTLKYNTKSSIANIVGPTHILYNEETNIYSNRGWYNTATERSMLLNRSRVVHKDGKTLVADTIFYDKKQNYGEGFKKVVMTDSVQKSTLYGEYCYYSDKTKNGLATDSALLVDWSSKDTMSVHADTLFTSKDSIYNVVKGYYHVRFFRNDVQGLADSIAYSSRDSIMNLHGEPVLWAENNQLSGDFIQAFTKNKKINKVFIQQQAVAIQHEDSVYYNQLSGKEIIAYVDSGQLKKVNVNGNAETIYYPRDDKDSTLVGMNKTQSSFVVMYLKNKKIDKVVLTSSSTGTMDPLLGLNTSDIYLKNFFWIEDQRPKKVKDLFSIFPKTKRFKPATDKKSASGKPK; translated from the coding sequence TTGAAGTCTCTTCTTAATAAAAGCAACATAAATCACAGGCACATCGTAATTTTCGGTGTGCTGTGTTTGTTTATTGCCGTAATTCACGGTCAGCAGATTCGCCCTAAGCAGCTGCGTAAGGAAATAATGCAAAACCAAATGCCTGCCAAACCTGTCAAAAAGGTTAGTCGGCAGAGATCGATCCAGCAAGCTCAAAAACCATTGGTGCCAATGGTAAATCCGTTGAGCAACAAAAGGGCGACATTGGTTTATCTCGAAAACTCAGAAACAATAACTTACGATGATGTTCTCAATCCCAATGTACAGGTGTTGAAGGGTAACATCAGGTTCAGGCATGACAATGCCCTGATGTATTGTGACAGCGCCTATTTTTTTGAAAAAAACAACTCTATGAATGCTTACGGCAATGTACGCCTTGTGCAGGGTGATACTCTTTTTGTTTATGGTGATGTGTTGTATTATGATGGTAATACGAAACTTGCAAGGTTGAGGCATAACGTGCGGATGGTGAACCGAAAAACCACGCTTGTAACCGATAGTTTGAACTACGACCGGATGGCAAATCTGGCATATTATTATACCGGCGGACAGATATCCGATCCGCTCAACGTACTTAACTCGGTATGGGGCGAATACTCTCCATCGACTAACGATGCTGTTTTTAGGAATAAGGTAAAGCTGAAAAATAAGAATTTTGTACTAAGCGCTGATACGCTGAAATATAATACCAAAAGCAGTATTGCCAACATTGTAGGTCCGACGCACATTCTTTACAACGAGGAAACAAACATTTACAGTAACCGTGGCTGGTACAATACAGCTACAGAAAGGTCGATGCTGTTGAATCGCTCAAGAGTAGTCCACAAAGACGGTAAAACACTCGTTGCAGATACCATTTTCTACGATAAGAAACAAAACTATGGCGAAGGTTTCAAAAAGGTGGTGATGACGGATTCCGTTCAGAAATCGACTCTGTATGGTGAATATTGCTACTACAGCGATAAAACAAAGAATGGATTGGCTACGGATTCGGCTTTGCTGGTAGATTGGTCAAGCAAAGATACCATGTCTGTTCATGCAGACACGCTTTTTACCTCGAAGGATTCAATATACAATGTGGTAAAAGGCTATTATCATGTTCGGTTCTTTAGGAATGATGTTCAGGGATTGGCTGATTCGATAGCTTATTCGTCGCGCGATTCGATAATGAACCTGCACGGTGAACCGGTGCTTTGGGCTGAAAATAATCAGTTGTCCGGTGATTTTATTCAGGCTTTTACCAAGAACAAAAAAATTAATAAGGTTTTTATTCAACAACAGGCGGTAGCTATTCAGCATGAAGATTCGGTGTATTACAACCAGCTTTCGGGTAAAGAGATAATTGCCTATGTGGATAGTGGTCAGTTGAAAAAAGTGAATGTCAATGGTAATGCTGAAACGATTTACTATCCTCGGGATGATAAAGATTCTACGTTGGTAGGGATGAACAAAACTCAAAGTAGTTTTGTCGTCATGTATCTGAAAAATAAAAAAATAGACAAGGTTGTTCTTACATCATCCAGTACAGGTACGATGGATCCGTTGTTAGGCCTTAATACATCTGATATTTACCTGAAAAACTTTTTCTGGATTGAAGATCAACGACCTAAAAAGGTGAAAGATTTGTTTTCTATATTTCCTAAAACCAAGCGTTTTAAGCCTGCAACCGACAAGAAGTCTGCTTCCGGTAAGCCCAAATAG
- a CDS encoding elongation factor G gives MKVYQSNEIKNISLLGSSGSGKTTLVEAMLYESGVIKRRGTIVSQNTVSDYFPVEKEYGYTVFSTIIQTEWQEKKLNFIDCPGSDDFIGGVVTSLNVTDTALILLNTQYGVEVGTNNHFRYTEKFNKPVIFVTNHLDQEKADFEKTLLQLKETFGNKVVQIQYPISTGPQFNAVVDVLKMKMYRWKPEGGVPDVLEIPAEEIEKAQALHNTLVEAAAEHDEELMEKFFDQGSLSEEEMRVGIRKGLIHRDMFPVFCVCAGKDMCVRRLMEFVGNVSPSVSQTEKPQTADGKQIAPDSNGPTSIYVFKTSVEPHIGEVSYFKVMSGKLKEGDDLINVDRDSKERISQIFAVAGQIRTKVDEITAGDIGATVKLKDTRTGNTLNAKGCEYDFKEIKYPEPKFRRAIKALSEADEEKLSEVLTRMHEEDPTWVVEQSKELKQTILYGQGEFHLRTLKWRVEHNDKIMIEYKEPKIPYRETITKNARADYRHKKQSGGSGQFGEVHMIIEPYYEGMPAPDTFRFNGQEYKISNRDTQVVDLEWGGKLVLINSIVGGSIDLRFLPAIMKGIMDRMEQGPLTGSYARDVRVIVYDGKMHPVDSNEISFRLAGRNAFAQAFKEAGPKLLEPIYDVVVQAPTDRLGDVMSDLQGRRAVIMGMESEKGYEKLSAKIPLKELGSYSTTLSSLTGGRASFSMKFASYELVPMDIQDKLLKEYEASKKEEE, from the coding sequence ATGAAAGTATATCAATCGAATGAAATCAAAAACATTTCATTGCTGGGTAGTTCTGGCTCCGGGAAAACCACTCTTGTAGAAGCTATGCTTTACGAGAGTGGAGTTATAAAACGCAGAGGCACCATTGTGAGCCAAAACACTGTTTCCGATTATTTTCCAGTTGAAAAAGAGTACGGTTATACCGTCTTCTCCACCATCATTCAAACTGAATGGCAAGAGAAAAAACTAAACTTCATTGACTGTCCTGGTTCCGATGATTTTATCGGAGGAGTAGTTACTTCACTTAATGTAACCGATACAGCTCTCATTCTGCTTAATACCCAATATGGTGTGGAGGTGGGAACCAATAACCACTTCAGATATACCGAAAAATTCAATAAGCCGGTTATTTTTGTAACCAACCACCTCGATCAGGAAAAAGCCGATTTTGAAAAAACACTTCTCCAACTTAAAGAAACTTTTGGTAATAAAGTAGTTCAAATTCAATACCCTATATCAACAGGTCCTCAGTTTAATGCTGTAGTTGACGTATTGAAAATGAAAATGTATCGTTGGAAACCTGAAGGCGGTGTGCCCGACGTGTTGGAAATTCCTGCAGAAGAAATTGAAAAGGCTCAGGCATTACACAATACATTGGTTGAAGCAGCTGCCGAGCACGATGAAGAATTAATGGAAAAATTCTTCGATCAGGGTTCTCTCAGTGAGGAAGAAATGCGCGTAGGGATCCGCAAAGGTCTTATACATCGTGATATGTTCCCTGTTTTCTGCGTTTGCGCCGGAAAAGACATGTGTGTTCGCCGCTTGATGGAATTTGTTGGAAACGTTTCTCCAAGTGTAAGTCAGACTGAAAAACCTCAAACAGCAGATGGAAAACAGATAGCACCGGACAGTAATGGACCGACCAGTATATATGTATTCAAAACCAGTGTAGAACCGCATATTGGTGAAGTTTCATATTTCAAGGTAATGAGTGGAAAGCTCAAAGAAGGGGATGATTTGATCAACGTAGACAGAGATTCTAAAGAACGCATAAGTCAGATTTTCGCTGTGGCCGGGCAAATCCGGACAAAAGTTGATGAAATAACGGCCGGCGATATCGGAGCTACAGTAAAACTAAAAGATACACGTACCGGCAACACTCTGAATGCCAAAGGATGTGAGTATGACTTCAAGGAAATAAAATATCCGGAACCTAAATTCCGCCGTGCCATCAAAGCTTTGTCTGAAGCCGATGAAGAAAAACTGAGCGAAGTGCTCACACGCATGCACGAAGAAGATCCAACCTGGGTAGTAGAGCAATCCAAGGAATTAAAACAAACAATATTATATGGTCAGGGAGAATTCCATTTACGTACATTAAAGTGGCGTGTAGAGCACAACGACAAAATAATGATTGAGTATAAAGAACCTAAAATACCTTATCGCGAAACCATTACTAAGAATGCACGTGCCGATTATCGTCATAAAAAACAATCGGGGGGATCTGGTCAATTTGGTGAGGTACACATGATTATTGAACCTTATTACGAAGGAATGCCTGCTCCTGACACTTTCCGTTTTAATGGGCAGGAATATAAAATCAGTAACCGCGATACACAGGTGGTAGATTTAGAGTGGGGCGGCAAACTCGTGCTCATCAATAGTATAGTGGGAGGATCTATTGATTTACGATTCTTACCTGCTATCATGAAGGGAATCATGGACCGCATGGAACAAGGCCCTCTTACCGGTTCTTATGCTCGCGATGTACGTGTTATTGTGTACGATGGTAAAATGCACCCGGTAGATTCAAATGAAATATCGTTCCGCCTGGCAGGACGCAATGCTTTTGCACAAGCATTTAAAGAAGCTGGTCCGAAACTATTAGAGCCAATTTACGATGTAGTCGTTCAGGCTCCAACCGACAGACTTGGCGATGTTATGAGCGATCTTCAGGGACGTAGAGCTGTAATTATGGGCATGGAAAGCGAGAAAGGATACGAAAAGCTATCTGCTAAAATTCCATTAAAAGAATTGGGTAGCTATTCTACTACACTGAGTTCACTTACCGGAGGGCGTGCTTCATTCAGTATGAAGTTTGCAAGCTACGAACTCGTTCCAATGGACATTCAGGATAAATTATTGAAAGAATACGAGGCTTCCAAAAAAGAAGAAGAGTAA
- a CDS encoding glycine--tRNA ligase — translation MASQEDVFKKLIAHCKEYGFVFPSSEIYDGLGAVYDYGQNGVELKNNIKKYWWDSMVLLNENVVGIDAAIFMHPTTWKASGHVDAFNDPLIDNKDSKKRYRADVLIEDLLAKYDDKMSKEVEKAAKRFGASFDEAVFRSTNERVLENQAKRDEIHTRFVKALNDSDLAELKAIIEDYEVVCPISGTRNWTDVRQFNLMFSTEMGSTAEGAMKIYLRPETAQGIFVNFLNVQKTGRMKIPFGIAQIGKAFRNEIVARQFIFRMREFEQMEMQFFVRPGEEMKWFEHWKAFRLKWHKALGLGDQKYRFHDHDKLAHYANAATDIEFEMPFGFKEVEGIHSRTDFDLSSHEKFSGKNIKYFDPEINQSYVPYVIETSIGVDRTFLSIMAASYKEETLEGGDSRVVLTLPPVLAPVKACVMPLVKKDGLPEIAREIINDLKFDFKCAYDEKDSIGKRYRRQDAVGTPFCITVDHQTPEDKSVTIRHRDSMLQERVAIADLHKIIGDAVNMKNLFKKILA, via the coding sequence ATGGCTTCACAAGAAGATGTTTTCAAAAAATTAATTGCGCATTGTAAGGAGTATGGTTTTGTATTTCCTTCGAGCGAGATTTATGACGGACTGGGTGCCGTTTACGACTATGGTCAGAATGGCGTAGAGCTCAAAAACAATATCAAAAAGTATTGGTGGGATAGCATGGTGCTCCTCAACGAAAATGTGGTGGGAATTGATGCAGCAATTTTTATGCACCCTACTACCTGGAAAGCTTCTGGCCACGTGGATGCTTTCAATGATCCGTTGATTGATAACAAAGACAGTAAAAAGCGTTATCGTGCTGATGTGTTGATCGAAGACTTATTGGCAAAGTACGATGACAAAATGAGTAAGGAAGTGGAAAAAGCCGCTAAACGTTTTGGTGCAAGCTTTGACGAAGCTGTTTTCCGTTCTACCAACGAACGTGTGCTCGAAAATCAGGCTAAACGTGATGAAATCCACACTCGTTTTGTAAAAGCGCTGAACGATTCAGATTTGGCTGAATTGAAAGCTATAATCGAAGATTATGAGGTAGTTTGCCCTATTAGCGGAACACGCAACTGGACTGATGTACGTCAGTTCAACCTGATGTTCTCCACCGAAATGGGTTCTACAGCCGAAGGTGCAATGAAAATTTACCTTCGTCCTGAAACGGCACAGGGTATTTTTGTAAACTTCCTGAATGTTCAGAAAACCGGTCGCATGAAGATTCCTTTCGGTATTGCTCAGATTGGTAAAGCTTTCCGCAACGAAATCGTAGCCCGTCAGTTCATTTTCCGTATGCGCGAGTTTGAGCAAATGGAGATGCAGTTCTTCGTTCGTCCGGGCGAAGAAATGAAATGGTTTGAACACTGGAAAGCATTTCGCCTGAAATGGCATAAAGCACTGGGTCTGGGTGATCAAAAATATCGTTTTCATGATCATGATAAGCTGGCTCACTACGCCAATGCTGCAACTGATATCGAATTTGAAATGCCTTTCGGATTTAAGGAGGTGGAAGGTATTCACTCACGTACCGATTTCGACTTGAGTAGCCACGAAAAATTTTCCGGAAAAAACATCAAATATTTCGATCCAGAGATTAACCAATCTTATGTTCCTTACGTTATCGAAACATCCATTGGTGTGGATCGTACTTTCCTTTCAATCATGGCTGCTTCGTACAAAGAAGAAACGCTTGAAGGAGGGGATAGTCGCGTAGTGCTGACACTTCCTCCGGTTTTGGCTCCGGTTAAAGCTTGTGTTATGCCGTTGGTGAAAAAGGATGGCCTTCCTGAAATAGCCCGCGAGATTATAAACGATTTGAAGTTTGATTTCAAATGTGCTTATGATGAAAAAGATTCTATTGGAAAACGTTACCGTCGTCAGGATGCTGTGGGAACTCCATTCTGTATCACTGTTGACCATCAGACTCCGGAAGACAAATCTGTAACCATTCGTCATCGCGACAGTATGTTGCAAGAGCGTGTGGCAATAGCCGATTTACATAAGATTATTGGTGATGCGGTAAACATGAAGAACTTGTTTAAGAAAATTCTGGCATAA
- a CDS encoding DNA gyrase/topoisomerase IV subunit A, whose product MSTDEIIEAENEENEMTGAADEIVNDAESAAHSNYKVPKISDDAVKHHLSGMYQNWFLDYASYVILERAVPDIYDGLKPVQRRILHSMKRLDDGRYNKVANIVGHTMQFHPHGDASIGDALVQLGQKDLLIDCQGNWGNILTGDGAAAPRYIEARLSKFALETVFNPKTTEWKSSYDGRNKEPIALPVKFPLLLAQGVEGIAVGLNSKILPHNFNELLDACVANLKGEDFILYPDFQTGGSIDVSRYNDGERGGAVKIRAKIGKIDNKTLAITEIPFGTNTSKLIESIIKASDKGKIKIRKVDDNTSANVEILVHLLPGSSSDKTIDALYAFTDCELSISPNCCVIHDNKPRFCGVSEMLRISCQHTMDLLQAELEIQRAELQEQLFFTSLEKIFIENRIYKDKGFEDSTSQDEVIVHIDKRLEPFKKDFIREIVREDFIKLLEIKMMRITKFDSDKANETLISIQKRIDEINHHLAHLVDYTISWYEGLKAKYGKDHPRLTEIRNFETIVASKVVEANEKLYVNYDEGFIGTSLRKDEFVCNCSDIDDIIIFFKDGKYKIVKVADKIFIGKNILHLDVFKKNDKRTIYNAVYRDGKTGPYYIKRFAVNGITRDKDYDITQGTAGSKVVYFTSNPNAEAEVIRVTLKPRARLFKLVFEKDFSDIAIKGRQSMGNILTKNDIQKITLKQKGGSTLGGRQVWFDRDVLRLNYDNRGEYLGEFLSEDSILVVSSKGTFYTSNFDLSNHYEKDILVIEKFDANKVWSVALYDADQKYYYLKRFQLEATTKPQNFLGDNPESRLMLMTDADFPRFEVVFGGNDAFRDALVVDGEEFIGIKSYKAKGKRLTTFEVDTINELEPVRFAPVKETDNNEEGSDTADDTESAEIDVEDNTVAVEDKELAEYSDEPELTVTQAKPPKKEKPAKPAETTKTSDDDVIDQQRIIDDLTGQMTLF is encoded by the coding sequence ATGAGCACAGACGAAATAATTGAAGCAGAAAACGAAGAAAACGAAATGACTGGCGCAGCCGATGAAATCGTGAATGATGCTGAATCTGCTGCGCATTCTAATTATAAAGTACCTAAAATTTCGGACGATGCAGTCAAGCATCACTTGTCCGGTATGTACCAGAACTGGTTTCTGGACTATGCCTCGTATGTAATTCTTGAGCGTGCTGTTCCAGATATTTACGATGGATTAAAGCCCGTTCAGCGTCGTATACTTCACTCCATGAAACGATTGGATGATGGACGCTACAACAAGGTTGCAAACATCGTCGGGCATACCATGCAGTTTCACCCACATGGTGACGCATCAATAGGCGATGCATTGGTACAACTCGGACAAAAAGACCTGCTGATTGACTGTCAGGGAAACTGGGGAAATATCCTCACAGGCGATGGCGCTGCTGCACCTCGTTATATTGAAGCCCGCCTCTCTAAATTTGCACTCGAAACGGTTTTCAATCCGAAGACTACCGAATGGAAATCTTCTTACGATGGCAGAAATAAAGAACCGATTGCATTGCCCGTAAAATTTCCGCTATTGCTGGCGCAAGGTGTTGAAGGTATCGCTGTGGGTCTTAATTCAAAGATCCTACCCCATAACTTCAACGAACTGCTGGACGCTTGCGTAGCCAACCTGAAAGGTGAAGATTTTATTCTTTACCCTGATTTCCAGACAGGAGGTTCTATTGACGTAAGTCGCTACAACGACGGCGAGCGTGGAGGTGCCGTTAAAATTCGGGCTAAAATAGGAAAGATAGATAATAAAACGCTGGCAATAACCGAGATTCCATTTGGTACTAACACATCCAAACTGATAGAATCGATTATAAAAGCCAGCGATAAAGGCAAAATAAAAATTCGCAAAGTTGATGATAACACATCGGCGAATGTCGAAATTTTAGTGCACTTACTACCCGGCTCATCATCCGACAAAACAATTGATGCGCTTTACGCATTTACCGATTGTGAGCTGAGTATTTCGCCAAACTGCTGTGTAATTCACGATAATAAACCACGGTTTTGCGGAGTGAGCGAAATGCTTCGCATAAGTTGCCAGCATACAATGGATTTGCTGCAAGCCGAACTTGAAATCCAAAGAGCGGAATTACAGGAACAACTTTTCTTTACTTCGCTCGAAAAAATATTTATCGAAAACCGGATTTATAAAGATAAAGGTTTCGAGGATAGCACTTCGCAAGACGAAGTTATCGTACACATTGATAAAAGACTGGAACCTTTCAAAAAAGACTTTATCCGGGAAATTGTACGGGAAGATTTTATCAAGCTTCTTGAAATAAAGATGATGCGTATCACCAAGTTTGACTCCGACAAAGCAAACGAAACATTGATATCCATACAGAAAAGAATTGATGAGATTAATCACCATCTGGCTCATTTGGTTGACTATACCATTTCATGGTACGAGGGACTGAAAGCCAAATACGGAAAGGATCATCCCCGCCTGACAGAAATACGCAACTTTGAAACCATCGTAGCATCTAAAGTGGTGGAAGCAAACGAAAAACTATATGTCAACTACGATGAAGGATTTATCGGCACTTCGCTGCGTAAAGACGAATTCGTTTGCAACTGCTCGGACATCGATGACATTATTATTTTCTTTAAAGACGGGAAATACAAAATCGTGAAAGTAGCGGACAAAATCTTTATCGGCAAAAATATATTGCATTTGGATGTGTTCAAGAAAAACGATAAAAGAACCATTTATAATGCCGTATACCGTGATGGGAAAACAGGACCGTATTACATCAAACGCTTCGCTGTAAACGGAATTACACGTGATAAAGATTACGATATCACGCAGGGCACAGCCGGATCCAAAGTGGTTTATTTTACGTCGAACCCCAATGCCGAAGCAGAGGTTATACGCGTGACTCTAAAACCCCGTGCCCGTTTATTTAAACTCGTATTTGAAAAAGATTTCAGCGACATAGCTATTAAGGGCAGACAATCGATGGGAAATATCCTGACCAAAAACGATATTCAGAAAATTACACTGAAACAAAAAGGAGGCTCCACACTGGGCGGTCGTCAGGTTTGGTTCGACCGCGATGTGTTACGGCTGAACTACGATAACCGGGGAGAATATCTCGGCGAATTCCTGAGCGAAGATTCTATTCTGGTGGTATCCAGCAAAGGAACTTTCTACACCAGCAATTTCGACCTGAGCAATCATTACGAGAAAGACATTCTGGTTATCGAAAAATTCGATGCAAACAAAGTCTGGTCGGTGGCGCTATATGATGCAGACCAAAAATACTATTATTTAAAACGCTTTCAACTGGAGGCTACAACGAAACCTCAGAATTTTCTGGGAGATAATCCTGAATCGCGCTTAATGTTGATGACCGATGCAGATTTTCCACGCTTCGAAGTAGTCTTCGGGGGAAATGATGCATTTCGTGATGCATTGGTGGTTGACGGCGAAGAGTTTATTGGCATAAAAAGTTACAAAGCCAAGGGAAAACGTCTCACTACTTTTGAGGTGGATACAATCAACGAACTGGAACCTGTTCGTTTTGCTCCGGTCAAAGAAACCGATAACAACGAGGAGGGATCCGATACTGCCGATGACACTGAATCAGCAGAAATAGATGTGGAAGATAATACCGTAGCCGTTGAAGATAAAGAACTTGCGGAATACTCCGATGAACCGGAATTGACTGTAACACAAGCCAAACCGCCGAAAAAGGAAAAGCCTGCAAAACCGGCTGAGACAACCAAAACTAGCGATGATGATGTGATAGATCAGCAACGCATAATTGATGATCTGACAGGACAAATGACCTTGTTCTGA